In one Terriglobia bacterium genomic region, the following are encoded:
- the moaA gene encoding GTP 3',8-cyclase MoaA, which produces MILQDKFGRPITDLRISVTDRCNFRCVYCRSANPENCRPENEILSWDELLRLARVFFGLGIRKIRVTGGEPLVRPGVEEFIARLRALGFEDLSMTTNGHLLAERCDSLLRAGLRRVNVSLDSLDPLAFERITRTRSCASVIAGIDAVQSSGLAPAKVNAVLVRGINDGEVEAFAAFARDRGVIMRFIEFMPLDADRHWTRDLMVSAAEVHRRIDAQWKLVPIPHAPSETARKYRFADGAPGEIGLIAPVTQPFCGYCSRIRLTADGKLRTCLFSKDDRDLRGLLRGGASGDDLAFYIRSVVHEKEEGHRINAPDFAPPSRTMVFIGG; this is translated from the coding sequence ATGATTCTTCAGGACAAATTCGGCCGTCCCATCACCGACCTGCGCATCTCGGTGACCGACCGCTGCAACTTCCGCTGCGTCTACTGCCGCTCCGCGAATCCCGAGAACTGCCGCCCCGAAAACGAAATCCTCTCCTGGGACGAATTGCTGCGCCTGGCGCGCGTCTTCTTTGGTCTGGGCATCCGCAAGATCCGCGTGACCGGCGGCGAACCCCTGGTCCGCCCGGGCGTCGAGGAATTCATCGCCCGCCTGCGCGCCCTGGGCTTCGAGGACCTCTCCATGACCACCAATGGCCACCTCCTCGCCGAGCGCTGCGACTCCCTGTTGCGCGCCGGCCTGCGCCGCGTAAACGTCAGCCTCGATTCCCTCGACCCGCTGGCCTTCGAACGCATTACTCGCACCCGTTCCTGCGCCTCGGTCATCGCCGGGATCGACGCCGTGCAGAGCTCCGGCCTGGCCCCCGCCAAAGTCAACGCCGTCCTCGTTCGCGGTATCAACGACGGCGAGGTGGAGGCCTTCGCGGCCTTCGCCCGCGACCGCGGCGTCATCATGCGCTTCATCGAATTCATGCCCCTGGACGCCGACCGCCACTGGACCCGCGACCTCATGGTTTCCGCCGCCGAAGTCCACCGCCGCATCGACGCCCAATGGAAGCTCGTGCCCATTCCCCACGCCCCCAGCGAAACCGCCCGCAAATACCGCTTCGCCGACGGCGCTCCCGGCGAGATCGGCCTCATCGCCCCGGTCACCCAGCCCTTCTGCGGCTACTGCTCGCGCATTCGCCTGACCGCCGACGGCAAGCTGCGCACCTGTCTGTTCAGCAAGGACGACCGCGACCTCCGCGGCCTGCTGCGCGGCGGGGCCTCCGGCGACGACCTGGCCTTCTACATCCGCTCCGTGGTGCACGAAAAGGAAGAGGGGCACCGCATCAACGCCCCGGACTTCGCGCCCCCTTCGCGGACCATGGTGTTCATCGGCGGGTAG
- the nadA gene encoding quinolinate synthase NadA has product MPSLAGIQQPATLRPPEIEPGVACGFDSYLLTPDTSCNERIAAAKARLGKDVVILGHHYQRDEVIQFADFRGDSLKLSQQAAEAQGRYIIFCGVHFMAESADILRRSHQEVILPDLSAGCSMADMADIGQVETCWNEIQALGELKVVPVTYMNSTAAIKAFTGEHGGSVCTSSNAAAVMRWAFERGERVLFLPDEHLGRNTAFRMGIPLDRMIVWDPYQELGGNSPEAVRNAKVILWKGYCSVHQRFLPEHVAKVRREHPGIRVIVHPECRFEVVQAADEIGSTEGIVKAVQASPPGSQWAVGTEIHLVHRLGEELKDRSVMSLDPNVCVCSTMFRITPQHLLWALENLVAGNVVNRIAVDDRTRHYARIALERMLSLR; this is encoded by the coding sequence ATGCCTTCGCTGGCGGGCATCCAGCAGCCCGCCACCCTGCGTCCCCCGGAGATCGAGCCGGGGGTGGCCTGTGGTTTTGACAGCTACCTCCTCACCCCAGACACCTCCTGCAACGAGCGCATCGCCGCGGCCAAGGCCCGCCTCGGCAAGGACGTAGTCATCCTCGGCCATCACTACCAGCGCGACGAAGTCATCCAGTTCGCCGATTTTCGCGGCGATTCCCTCAAGCTTTCCCAGCAGGCTGCCGAGGCCCAGGGCCGCTATATCATTTTCTGCGGCGTGCACTTCATGGCCGAAAGCGCCGATATCCTCCGCCGCTCGCACCAGGAGGTCATCCTCCCGGACCTCAGCGCCGGCTGCTCCATGGCCGACATGGCCGATATCGGCCAGGTAGAGACCTGCTGGAATGAGATCCAGGCCCTCGGCGAACTAAAAGTCGTGCCTGTCACCTACATGAACTCCACCGCGGCCATCAAGGCCTTTACCGGCGAGCACGGCGGTTCGGTATGCACCAGTTCCAATGCCGCGGCGGTGATGCGCTGGGCTTTCGAGCGCGGCGAACGCGTCCTCTTTCTCCCTGACGAGCATCTCGGCCGCAACACCGCTTTCCGTATGGGTATTCCCCTCGATCGCATGATCGTCTGGGATCCCTACCAGGAGCTCGGTGGCAACTCTCCTGAGGCTGTGCGCAACGCCAAAGTGATTCTCTGGAAGGGCTACTGCTCCGTGCACCAGCGCTTCCTGCCCGAGCACGTGGCCAAGGTGCGCCGCGAACATCCCGGCATCCGTGTCATTGTGCACCCGGAGTGCCGCTTCGAGGTGGTGCAAGCCGCCGACGAAATCGGCTCGACCGAAGGCATCGTCAAGGCCGTGCAGGCGTCGCCACCGGGCTCGCAGTGGGCCGTGGGCACGGAAATCCATCTGGTCCACCGGCTGGGCGAGGAGCTGAAAGACCGCTCTGTGATGTCCCTGGATCCCAACGTCTGCGTCTGTTCCACCATGTTCCGTATCACGCCGCAGCACCTGCTCTGGGCCCTGGAAAACTTGGTCGCCGGCAATGTGGTCAACCGCATTGCCGTGGACGACCGCACGCGCCACTATGCTCGCATCGCTCTGGAGCGCATGCTGAGCCTGCGCTGA